The DNA segment GGACTCCAGCCTATCCACGATCACCGAACCGTGTTCTTTTAGAGCCTCTTTGATGAGCGCGGTCTCGGCCTCGTCGATGGATGGTTTAAAAAAAGCTATTTCTTCCATTTTGCCTCCGTATTTTTTATTTTATTTTATCTTTATTTAAATTTTGTTTTTATTTTAGCTTTATTTTCTTGGCGCCGAATTTACGGTGATTTTGACGCTATAATTGCCGCTCGCCGATCCTAACGGCGATTTTTTGTTTATCTTACGCTGTCGCTAATCGCGTGCGTTTTGCCGCCTTGGGCAAATTTGACGTTTGGACGATAATTTTTAGCCGATGCGACGGCATTTTGCACGATGTTTCGATGCTTGCACCGATATTTTAGCGCTCTTGGCGACTTTTCTCCAGCCGCTCGCGTTTTGTAGCTTTGAGCAAAATCGTCGCAACTTTGCCGTTAAATTTACCCTATCTTAAAGCCAAGCAATCTTTAGCGCCGATCGCGCGGCTATAATCAAATTTGACCCGCAAATCCGTCGTCCAGGCTGCTTTTATCCGTTCAAGTTACCGTCAAATTTTATACAAAAGCGTCAAATTTCGCCGTTTTTGACCGCCAAAACCTCAGCTAAATTTACCACCGAAACGTAAATTTAGCTCAAATTTTATTTCTATTCCAAGCTCGCAACCGGCGGCAACGAGAGTTTAAATTTATTCGCTCTCATTTTTAAAAACACAGTCGCGACGAGCTTCGGGTCAAATTTACGCGCCAGCTCGTCCTCGCTTTTGCTCTGCGCCAAACGTAAAATTTCATCCAGCCGCTCGTAGCTATAGCCTATGTCGGCCTCGTCGCTTTGCCCCTCCCAAAGGTCGGCGGACGGGGCTTTTGCGATGATTTTTTCATCGATGCCAAGCTCGCGCGCCAGCTCGTAAATTTCAGTCTTAAAGAGCTCGCCGATCGGATTTAGCGCGCATGCCATGTCGCCGTAGATCGTGCCGTAACCCAGCATCCGTTCGCTTTTGTTGCTCGTGCCCACGACTAGCGCATTTACCCTCGCCGAATAGTCGTAAAGCAAGCACATCCTCGCCCTTGCGCTTAGATTTCCCATCCGCAAATTTGGTAGCGGCTCGCCGATTTGCGCGACAAAGCTCTCCAAAATCGGCTGAATTTCGATGATTTTATGCGTTATTTTCAGATCGCTGCAAAGCTTAAGCGCGTCGCTTAAATTTCGCTCGCTTGAGTGTTTTGCGGGCATCAAAAGCGCATGCGTATCAAAGCCCGTGCACTTGCAAAGCGCGGCCACTACAGCAGAGTCTATGCCGCCGCTAACGCCTAAAACAAAGCCTTTCGCGCCGCTTTTTTCAAGGTAGCTCGCCAAAAACTCGGTTAGCTTCAGGCAGATTTGCGAATAGTT comes from the Campylobacter rectus genome and includes:
- a CDS encoding NAD+ synthase; this encodes MKNYSQICLKLTEFLASYLEKSGAKGFVLGVSGGIDSAVVAALCKCTGFDTHALLMPAKHSSERNLSDALKLCSDLKITHKIIEIQPILESFVAQIGEPLPNLRMGNLSARARMCLLYDYSARVNALVVGTSNKSERMLGYGTIYGDMACALNPIGELFKTEIYELARELGIDEKIIAKAPSADLWEGQSDEADIGYSYERLDEILRLAQSKSEDELARKFDPKLVATVFLKMRANKFKLSLPPVASLE